One Deltaproteobacteria bacterium DNA segment encodes these proteins:
- a CDS encoding helix-turn-helix transcriptional regulator, whose protein sequence is MTGSSKTFPELVKEVRRQLGISQEELAHELGVSFATINRWENGKTTPFKLARAQFDAFCKKM, encoded by the coding sequence ATGACCGGAAGCTCCAAAACGTTCCCGGAATTGGTGAAGGAAGTCCGAAGGCAATTAGGAATCAGCCAGGAAGAGCTGGCCCATGAACTGGGGGTGAGCTTTGCCACCATCAACCGCTGGGAAAATGGCAAGACCACGCCGTTCAAGCTGGCCCGGGCGCAGTTTGACGCCTTTTGCAAGAAGATG